A region from the Brassica napus cultivar Da-Ae chromosome C8, Da-Ae, whole genome shotgun sequence genome encodes:
- the LOC106398403 gene encoding nucleolar protein 16-like, with the protein TPFLLGQTSTITSELARSRRKYKNSRAKVRVALPKKNPNIFKPAFNSPPKLRALMADDVPEWDDQASVIQNYKSFGVLSNPNLPGIRSRTDHMIQDDSLNVPPPPEPPTDDPIAKEFEPIDSGSELEEDDLKTTLGKQRKDGKSAPLQPLTTMQLTHIRRLVEKHGDDISSMYRDRKLNSMQPSVATLQKLCTRYLMYKDKNPVLVPC; encoded by the exons ACACCGTTTTTGTTGGGTCAAACATCTACTATCACATCCGAGTTGGCGAGGTCGAGGAGAAAATATAAGAACTCCCGCGCTAAAGTTCGCGTTGCTCTTCCCAAGAAAAATCCTAATATCTTTAAGCCAGCTTTCAACTCCCCTCCCAAGCTCCGCGCTCTTATGGCCGACGATGTCCCCGAATGGGACGACCAGGCTAGCGTCATCCAGAACTACAAATCCTTCGGCGTCCTCTCTAACCCTAACCTGCCCGGTATCCGGTCTCGCACGGACCATATGATCCAGGATGACTCCCTCAATGTTCCTCCACCTCCTGAGCCTCCCACCGATGATCCTATTGCCAAGGAGTTCGAGCCCATCGATTCCGGCAGCGAACTCGAGGAAGACG ATCTTAAGACAACATTGGGGAAGCAAAGAAAAGATGGAAAGAGTGCTCCTTTACAGCCCCTTACTACTATGCAACTTACTCATATTAGACGTTTAGTCGAGAAACATGGAGATGACATTAG CTCCATGTACCGAGACAGAAAGCTAAACTCGATGCAGCCTTCGGTTGCTACACTACAGAAGCTATGCACAAGATATCTCATGTACAAGGATAAGAATCCGGTTTTAGTTCCATGCTGA